The genomic window TCGTAGCCCCTGTCCTGGACGGGCGGAAATCGTCGGGGAGCGTCAGTAAGCCATGCGTCGATTGCTTCCGGGGAGTTCCTGATCGCCTCGATGAGCTCTTGCACAGCTTCTCGTTTGGCGCGACTGACGTGCCGGTCCAGATCCGTCTCGGTCACCTCCTGATATGTCATGGCCAATTGCCACCAGAACTTCATCAGGACGCGGCACTCCTCCTGCTCGCGGTCGTCAGCCAGGTGGCCCATGACAATCGCCTGGGCGAGTCGAAGCTGGTCTTCGTCGCGGAAACCACGACGCAAGTCTGTCAATGACACAGGCGCACCCTAGTGAGCGAAATTCCCGAACGCGATGCGATATCGGGGCGCACTCAAATCGGCACGAGCGTGCCCCGGCCCGCGCGGATGGCCGTCACGCTCGATGACGCGCGACTTGCGGCAGGAGAGTGCGTCGTTCGGCTGATAGGGCACACTCCGAGGGTGGATAAGCAGGAAGCTTGGTTTTCGGTCCGGTGCCTGTTCCGGCTTGATGCGGAAGCGCCCACGACGTACGAGGAGCGGATAACGCTCTGGCGTGCAATCTCGCCCGAGGAAGCGGTGACCTTGGCCGAGGCTGAGGCCGGCGAGTACGTCGCAGACCTGGCCGGCGAATATCTCGGCTTGGCGCAGGTCTACTCCATGGCCGCCGAACCCGGCCATGGGGCCGAGCTGTTTTCCCTCCTCCGCGACAGCCCACTCCAGCCGGCCGCGTACCTCGATGCGTTCTTCGACACCGGTGATGAGCACCAAGGCGTCATTGAAACTTCCGAGGCTTAGCCGGCGCCGACCTGGCCCGCACTCGCCCGATCAGCGGCGTGTGAGCGCGTCGACGGCTTCGGAGGGTCGCGCCGACTGATGGTAAAGCGTAGGAGAGTCTCAGCCGTCGGCTCGGTACTCGGCGGACGTGGCCGCGATCGTGTCGGTGCAGCCGCTGCGTCCACAGATACACGCGTAAGGAAACGGCGAAAGGGCCGCGCCTATATGCCGCTCGTGCGCCACGATCTGACGATGGACGACGTCATTTTCATGGCGTCGTCGTAACGTTAGTTCCCGGCCTGGCCGAAGCCGGGCGAATGGCGCCGTGGCGGTGATGACGGCTCCGCGCACCGCTGTCACGACGTCACTCCAGTCGACGTTGGTCGGGACCTCGATGACGGCGCGGCCCGCATCCGAGGCGGCTGATCGAAGCCGCGCACCGATTACCTGGTCTCGTTCGACCAGGGCTTCTACCCGACGGCGGGCTGCGTCGTCACCCGCCACGAGTCGTTCCCGTCGAGCCATACGTGTGCGCTCGGCGGTAGTGATCAGCCAGATTGCGCCGATGGGTGACCACCTTGCCGCCGCTCGGGGGTGGAGCTGCGGTCCCTCGACGAGCGTCGGCACCCCCGCAACCTGAGCGGTACGGACGTCGTCCATCACGGCCGGGAGCCTCAGAGCCGCGACGCGTTCGAAGTCGTCGGCCGCCATCGTCGCACCCAGGGCGAGCGCCTCATCGAGCGAGGGCCCGATGGCGCCGAGGCGTTCCAGGTGGTCATAGGTGTAGGCGTCTATCGGGTGCAACGCGAGGTCGAGCTCGCGAGAAAGATGGCGGACCGTCGTCGACTTTCCGGATCCCGGTGCGCCACCGACCCAGAACATCGGCATGCTCGTCGCCATTCACGCCATGCTGTCAGACGACCACCAGCGCTGGTCGCGCCCTCTGATCAAGTACGCGATTGTGGGCGCAAGCGCACGACGGATGGCGTGGATCCCATAGAACGTGACTGCCGTGCGGATACCGAGCACGATCGGCGGCAAATCCGGATACCCAACCTTGCGGTGGAGCCAATTCCGGCTAATACTGCAACGGCGGGTCGCCACTTCGTGTGGTTCTGAATCGTTTGCTGGGCGTGGTGACGGCTGAACAGGCAGGGTCATTGCGTTCTGGGGTAACTGCTGGTCACGGCGGTGATGAGGTCGTGTGATCGGCGGTCGGCGCGTCGGTTGGCGCGGGCGATGTTGGTGGCGCCGTTGATGCGGTGCCAGCCGATCGCGGTGTTACGCAGGGTGGCCATGACGGCGGGTCCGGTGCCGGTCCGGGCTTGGTGAAGATCCTCACGGAAAGTGACGTCTCTGACGTTGTGGACCTGGTTCTCGATCAACCACTCTGCCCTGGCCCATTTTTGCAGGTCAGTGGGCTGGGCGTTGGCGGCGCTCAGGGAGGTGATCAGGTAGGTGGTCTCGCGGCTGGTCTTGCCGTCGATGGTGCGGGTCCGGGTGATCCGGGCGGCCTGCTGGGCTTTCGGGAAGGCGATTCCGCCCGGGGTGTGCAGGGTGACGGCCTTGACCGTGCGGGTCTCCTTACGGCCGTGCCCGCGGTCGCGGGTGCGGTCACCGACCGGGATCTGCGCCCACGGCAGGGTCTTGAGCTGGGTGTGAAGGGTGGGCTGGTTCCCCTTCGCCTGCAGCAACAGGTGTGCTCCGCGGCGGGTGATCTGCTCGGCGTGATCGGTCTGGGTATGCATCGCGTCGGCGACGAACAGGACCCCGGTCAGGCTGCCCAGCACGTTTTCGACGGCGGTGAGCAGGGGTGTGAAGGCTGGGATTTCGTTGCTTTTGGTGTCGACGGTGACCTGGGCCAGGACGATGCCGGTGCTGGTGTCCAGCGCGGACAGCAGATGCACCTGGCGGCCCTCGGGCAGGCGGGCGCCCCGCAAGGTCTTGCCGTCGACGGCTATCACGGTCCGATAGCGGCGTGGCCGGGCGGGTGCCGGCGGTGTCCGCGACCGCAGCCAGCCGGCCAGAACAGTGCTGACCACACTCGCGTCGAGGCGGGTCAGCAGCCGCCACATCGTCGTGCCGGCCGGCACGCCCCGGGTGAACCCGAGCCGGACCTGGTCGGGCTCGTCGAGGTCGTACAGCCAGTCGGCGATCGCAGCGAACGAGGTGGCACCGGCCAGGACCGCGCAGACCGCGACTGTCAGCAACGCCACCAGGGAATACCGGGTCCCGTGCGGGTTACGCGGGTCCGGAATCCGGCCCAGGGCTTCGGCGAGCCCGGTGTGTTCACTATCGGTGACCGGTGATGGTGGAGTGTCGGAGCCGGGGGTTGTCACGGTCAGTGCGCGAATCAGAGATGATGCCATCGGCGGGTGGAGTTCCTCGGTGGTCGTGCAGCGTGAAGAACTCCATGATCACCTTGAGGGCTTCACCCGCTTCCACTGCCTCCACAGAGGCCGATCACCCCACGAAATCCCTGTTCAGCGGGTCAAGGACCGAGAACGCAACAGCCCTGGCTGAACAGGTAGGCGGCTGGGACGATGACCTCTGGGATTTCTTCCTGGGGTTTTCGCATTGGTTCAGCCGGGCGGATGTCCGGTGGCAGGCGTGGAAGTATCTGCGGGGGTTGATGGCGCCGATCGAGCGGCGTAGTGGCTGGAGTCTGGCCGAGCATGCCGGTGACGCGACGCCGGACAAGATGCAGGGTTTGCTGGTCAGCCGGTGTCTGGACCGGGACAAGCTGCGTGATGAGGTGCGGTCCGCGCTGGTGGCGGCGATCGGCGATGAGGCCGGGGTGCTGGTCGCTGACGAGACCGGCTTCATCAAGAAGGGAAGATCATCGGCCGGTGTTCAAAGGCAGTACACCGGAACGACCGGGAAGATCGACAACTGCCAGCTCGGGGTGTTCCTGACCTACCACACCCGGCATGGGCGGGCACACGTCGACCGGGAGTTGTACCTGCCGAAGTCCTGGACCGACGACCGGGACCGGTGCCGGCGTGCGCACATCGGCGACGACGTCCCGTTTGGCTATGACGGTTGTATTCGGCTCCACCAGGGCGGCTTGACCTGGCCCCACTCGCGAGGAGTGTGACGGTTTGAATCGGCTCCACCAGCACGGCTTGAAGTGGCCCCACCTGCGGGCCGGATTCAGTCTTTCGGGGCCGGTCCAGTGGCGTGCCGGTCAGGATCTGCTGGTGGCGGGTTGTTTCGCGGCGGTTCTGGAGAGTCGGTAGGAGTCGGTGCCGGTCTCGATGATCGTGCCATTGAAGGTGAGCCGGTCGACGATCGCTGCGCAGAGCCGTGGGTCGGTGAAGGTGCGGGTCCAGCCGGAGAAGGATTCGTTGGATGCGATGGCGACGCTGTTCTTCTCTTCGCGTTCGGTCAGGACTTGAAACAGCATCTCCGCGCCGCGGCGGTCGAGTTCGAGGTAGCCGAGTTCGTCGATGCAGAGCAGGTCGACCCGGCCGTAACGGGCGATGGTCTTGGTCAGTTGCCGGTCGTCGGCGGCTTCGACCAGTTCGTTGACCAGCTTCGCGGCGAGGGTGTAGCGGACCCGGAACCCGGCCATCGCGGCTGCTGATCCGAGGCCGATTAGCAGGTGTGATTTGCCGGTGCCGGAGTCACCGATCAGGCAGAGTGGCTGGCCGGAGCGGACCCAGTCGCAGTTGGCGAGGTTGTTGACCAGGCCGGGGTTGATGTTCGGGTTGGCGGTGTAGTCGAAGTCGCTGAGCCATTTCTGGCGGGGGAAGCCCGCTGCCTGCAGCCGCCGCTGGGAACGGCGCCGGTCCCGTTCCTCGCATTCGGCCATCAGCAGTTCGGCGAGCATGCCTCGATAGCTGAGCTGGTCACGTTCGGCGCGGGTGATCAGTTCGGAGAACTGGCTGCGGACCGTGGGCAGGTGCAGGACCCGGCAGGAGGTCTCGATCGCCGCGTCGGCGGCGCTTTCGGTCATGGCTCGAGGAACACGGCTCACGATGATTCCTTTCTCCGGTGGTGTAACAGCTGGTCCCAGCGGTTTAGGTCCGGTGGCGGCCGATGATCGGCGGGCAACCGCGCCACTCGCTGCAAGGTTCGTTCGGTGACCGCTGGCGGTGGCGGTGGCGGCGGTGGTGCCGGCGGCGGCCCGGCCGTGATCGTGGGTGAGGGGCCGGCGTTCTGGGCGGCTTTGCGAGCTTCGACCGCGACGATGTCAGCGGTCGCGGCGCCGACGCTCAGGGCGGCCCGGATGCCCGCGGTCACGTCCTGACCGCGCAGATGCCGGTGCAGCAGTAGGACCTGGATCAGTTGCCGGGTGCCGGTGGCCTCGTTGGTGGCGGCCTTCGCCGCTGCCCAGAAGGCTTCATGATCGGCGGTGAAGGTGCCTTCCCGGCGTGCTTGGTCGAGGGCTTCCGACCCGGCGAGGGCTCCGGGTTTGCGCAGCAGGATCTCCAGGTAGTGATCCAGCAGCAGCCGCTGGCCGCCGCGTCCGGGCAGGCGGGGATGCCGGGCGATCTCGGTGCGGCCGTCGGCGATGACCACTTCGGTGGTGCCGAGCGTGACCTGCAGCTTGCGGCCGATGAACCGGGCCGGGACCGAGTAGTTGTTCATCCGGACGGTCACCGTCGCCTCGCGATCGACCCGCGGCCGCAGCGTCAGTGAAGCCCCGAACTTCTCCGCCGGCAGCCGGGCCAGCAGCGCCGCCTCAGCGGCGAAGTCCTCACCGATGGTCCTCGACCGGAGCCGGATCTTGCGGTCCCGGTCGGCCAGATCGGCGACCGCCAGCCGCTGGTTCAGCTCTTCCAAGGTGGCGACGGCCGGGACGGGGGTCAGCCGGTTGCGGCGGTAGTAGCCGACCTGGCCTTCGACGCCACCCTTCTCATGAGCGCCTTCCAACCCGGGGATGCAGTAGAAAGCCGTGAATCCATAGTGCTCTCGGAAGCTTTCCCACCTGGGGTTTTCCATTCTTGATCGGCTCCGGAAGACTACCCGGCGCACTGCCGAACTCAAGTTGTCGTAGCGGATCTGCCCGACCGGGATCCCGCCGATCAGCTCGAAGGCGTATTCGTGTCCTTCGAGGAACGCTTCCTGTCCGCAGGACACCGTCACGCGATGCACCGACAGGCCGGAGTAGGCCAGCCGGAACGCGAACAGGTGACAGCGGGTCATGATCCCGGCCAGGCAGATCACGACCTCACCGAAGTCGACTTCGGCATCGGCGCCGGGCCGGTTGTGCCTGATGATGAACCCGTCCGCCGGTGCACCCGCTTCCGCCGCGATCTGCCGGCGTCGCGTCGACACGTAGTCACGCACCGTCGAGTACGGGACGTCGGCTTTCAGCTCTTCTGCCAACCGGTCCTTGATCCGCCGAGCGGTGTGCCGCTGCTTGCGCGGTGCTTCCAGATCCGCCCGCAGCCACTCGTCGATCGTCTTCTTCACCGGATCCAGCCGCGGCGACCGGCGAACCGGCTGCCGACGCGGCGTCGGCTCGGCCGAGGTCAGCGCTTCCCGGACAAACCGGCGGTGCACCCCGTGCTTACGCGCCAGCGCCCGGATCGAGAGCTCTTCGAGCACCGCGTCAGAACGTATCCGGCGGAACAGTTCGACCTTGGTCAACGACACGGGCGCCCCCAACAACGGCGAGCACACTCAGGACTTCAAGCGCAACACCGCAGGTGGGGCCATTTCAAGCCGCCATCACCCATTCGTGCGGGAAAGTCACTCGCGAGTGGGGCCAGGTCAAGCCGCCCTGGTGGAGCCGAATACAACCGTCATAGCCACCCGTTCGCCACCAAACCCGAGCAGGCCAGGTCCATGCTGGAACGTGCGGTCGACGCGAAGGTGCCGTTCGCCTGGTTCACCGGCGACGAGGCGTACGGCCAGAACCGGGCACTGCGCGAATGGTGTGAACAGCAGGACATTCACTATGTGCTGGCCACCCGTAAGGATCATGAGGTCGCGTCCGGGCTGCACACCACCACCCGCGTCGACGCGTTGATCGGCAAGGTCCGGGCCGGGGCCTGGCGGCGGATGTCCTGCGGTGACGGCGCCCACGGCCCGCGTGTCTACGACTGGACGAGTGTCCCGATCCGCACCGAGTTCGAGCATGGCCGGCGTGGCTGGGTGCTGGCCCGGCGCAGCATCAGCAGCGGCGAACTGGCGTACTACGTGTGCTTCGGCCCGCGCGGCACCCGGCTGCGCAGGCTGGTGGCCACGGCGGGCGCGAGGTGGGCGGTCGAGGAATCGTTCCAGATCGCGAAGAACGAGGCCGGCATGGACCAGTACCAGTTCCGCCGCTACGACGCCTGGTACGCCCACATCACCCTGTCCATGGCCGCCGCCGCGTTCCTGACCATCACCCGCGCCCGCGAAGCCGAAAAGGGGGCACCACCGGCGACCACGGCCAGGACGGCCTGATCCCACTGACCGTCAAAGAGATCAGACACCTACTCGCCGTCCTGATCCTGACCGCGAAGAACACCACCAAGCATGCCTTGGCCTGGTCGAACTTCCGACGACGTTGCAACCACCGCGCCCGAACTGCCCACTACCGCAAACGACTCAGCACGCTCGGAAGCTACGAGCCGCCGTAGCAGTACTAACGGCACATCCAGCCAGCATGCCGGGTCACGCGACCATGGCGAGTCACCCGGTCGCCACCGCGCTCCACGCACAACTCGCTGGTCTCGCGATCGATCCAGTAGCACTGCCCGACGTCAATGAAGGTCGGCTCTTGCAGGTGGAACCAGCGATCCACCACGTCAACGAGGATCAGCCTGTCGGCGATCGCACGCTTGACCATCTGAACTCCTCGAGCAGGCATCGAACTCGACGCATCTGCGTGATCGTACGCGATCCGAGATACTCGGCGGTTCCGAAGTGTCGGTAACGCCACGACACGTACCTCCGGTGCCCGTGTCCACGGCTGACTTTCCTCGGCGACCACGTCTGGCAAGGGGCTGAGTACAAGCCCACCGACGTGGCGCGCGATCCTACGGATCTTCGATCGGCGATGTCGATCAGCGATTCTCGGAATCGGGCGTCAATGAACCGGCGAGTTGTAGCCGTTGAGGAGTGTCAAGCCCCGGGTTTGATGTCTCCATCAAACCCGTTGCGGAACAGTGCTGCCCGATCGGCAGCCATGCGGGCGCCCCGGATGGCAGCGGCCCCCCGTTTACCCCCCGAAAACCCTGGCATGCAGTCCACAATCAGTGACATACGATGATCACCGATGTGCTGCGTTTGTGCAGCTCATTGCCAGTATGCGACAACGGATGACAATCTCGGTACGGTCGCCGTTGGTAGCAAGGGGTCGCAGGTTCAAATCCTGTCAGCCCGACCATTGAAAAGCCCTGACCAGCGGAGATGTTGGTCAGAGCTTTGAATTTTGTCTATGAAGATTTGATCCATCCCCCGAAAACCTGTCCGCCCAGGTAGCCATACGTCCGCCTGGCTTGGGTCAAATTCTGAAGCGCATGGCGTTGCGTTGGAGTCACCGGGCGTCGGGCCGTCGACGCTGCCCGGTTCCTTCGAGATCAATGGCCGCGATGCGATCGCAGTAGATGAACCAATCAGCGCGAAGTGGTTCCGTTGATCCACGATTCGACGCGGTCGACATGGCAGGGTCGTCGGAGTCGATGAAGATGTCCCTGGTGCAGTGGCGTTGTCACCGGTTCAGCCGGTGAAGGTGCGGCAGTGGCGGCGGAATCGCCTTCTCGTCTGCTCCGGCGCCCAGTATGGCATCATTCGCGTCCCTTGTCCTGGAAAGTCTTGTCAGCGGACGATCAGGTTTGACGGCTGGTCGAGCCGGGGTGAGCGGGTTCCTACCATCGGCGAGTGCACTTCGACCTGACGGACATGATTCTCGCGATGGACGACGACCGGTTCCTGC from Actinoplanes derwentensis includes these protein-coding regions:
- the istA gene encoding IS21 family transposase is translated as MTKVELFRRIRSDAVLEELSIRALARKHGVHRRFVREALTSAEPTPRRQPVRRSPRLDPVKKTIDEWLRADLEAPRKQRHTARRIKDRLAEELKADVPYSTVRDYVSTRRRQIAAEAGAPADGFIIRHNRPGADAEVDFGEVVICLAGIMTRCHLFAFRLAYSGLSVHRVTVSCGQEAFLEGHEYAFELIGGIPVGQIRYDNLSSAVRRVVFRSRSRMENPRWESFREHYGFTAFYCIPGLEGAHEKGGVEGQVGYYRRNRLTPVPAVATLEELNQRLAVADLADRDRKIRLRSRTIGEDFAAEAALLARLPAEKFGASLTLRPRVDREATVTVRMNNYSVPARFIGRKLQVTLGTTEVVIADGRTEIARHPRLPGRGGQRLLLDHYLEILLRKPGALAGSEALDQARREGTFTADHEAFWAAAKAATNEATGTRQLIQVLLLHRHLRGQDVTAGIRAALSVGAATADIVAVEARKAAQNAGPSPTITAGPPPAPPPPPPPPAVTERTLQRVARLPADHRPPPDLNRWDQLLHHRRKESS
- the istB gene encoding IS21-like element helper ATPase IstB codes for the protein MSRVPRAMTESAADAAIETSCRVLHLPTVRSQFSELITRAERDQLSYRGMLAELLMAECEERDRRRSQRRLQAAGFPRQKWLSDFDYTANPNINPGLVNNLANCDWVRSGQPLCLIGDSGTGKSHLLIGLGSAAAMAGFRVRYTLAAKLVNELVEAADDRQLTKTIARYGRVDLLCIDELGYLELDRRGAEMLFQVLTEREEKNSVAIASNESFSGWTRTFTDPRLCAAIVDRLTFNGTIIETGTDSYRLSRTAAKQPATSRS
- a CDS encoding P-loop NTPase family protein, producing MATSMPMFWVGGAPGSGKSTTVRHLSRELDLALHPIDAYTYDHLERLGAIGPSLDEALALGATMAADDFERVAALRLPAVMDDVRTAQVAGVPTLVEGPQLHPRAAARWSPIGAIWLITTAERTRMARRERLVAGDDAARRRVEALVERDQVIGARLRSAASDAGRAVIEVPTNVDWSDVVTAVRGAVITATAPFARLRPGRELTLRRRHENDVVHRQIVAHERHIGAALSPFPYACICGRSGCTDTIAATSAEYRADG
- a CDS encoding ISAs1 family transposase, which encodes MASSLIRALTVTTPGSDTPPSPVTDSEHTGLAEALGRIPDPRNPHGTRYSLVALLTVAVCAVLAGATSFAAIADWLYDLDEPDQVRLGFTRGVPAGTTMWRLLTRLDASVVSTVLAGWLRSRTPPAPARPRRYRTVIAVDGKTLRGARLPEGRQVHLLSALDTSTGIVLAQVTVDTKSNEIPAFTPLLTAVENVLGSLTGVLFVADAMHTQTDHAEQITRRGAHLLLQAKGNQPTLHTQLKTLPWAQIPVGDRTRDRGHGRKETRTVKAVTLHTPGGIAFPKAQQAARITRTRTIDGKTSRETTYLITSLSAANAQPTDLQKWARAEWLIENQVHNVRDVTFREDLHQARTGTGPAVMATLRNTAIGWHRINGATNIARANRRADRRSHDLITAVTSSYPRTQ